A region of Moorena producens PAL-8-15-08-1 DNA encodes the following proteins:
- a CDS encoding ester cyclase, whose translation MSNSQSTGLPLWVQQRDTVIANDAGVEWREGKRPDYAETNEFLKKGSKFNHPEGSLEAIAQNLVRTFEMEASYKANPEQWLSIVADQFRMSTNGGPKYNAQTVADIGTYNVFLGDTEHYRSTEETFESSIEIFHNAFPNGFLWELMEVLSGPPNVTFKWRHWGTFSGSFKGHEPTGETIEVFGISIARVTEDLKIVSLEHFFDNSLFLKQLTSGCPFHS comes from the coding sequence ATGAGTAATAGTCAGTCCACAGGATTGCCTCTTTGGGTGCAGCAAAGAGATACAGTTATCGCTAATGATGCTGGGGTTGAATGGCGAGAGGGCAAACGCCCTGATTATGCCGAAACTAATGAATTTCTTAAGAAAGGGAGTAAATTCAATCATCCAGAAGGGTCTTTGGAAGCGATCGCCCAAAACTTAGTTAGAACCTTCGAGATGGAAGCCTCTTATAAAGCTAATCCTGAGCAGTGGTTGTCTATTGTTGCCGACCAGTTTCGGATGAGCACTAACGGTGGACCAAAGTACAATGCCCAGACTGTTGCTGATATCGGCACATACAACGTATTTCTTGGGGATACGGAACACTATCGTTCAACAGAGGAAACCTTTGAATCATCCATCGAAATTTTCCATAATGCTTTTCCCAATGGCTTTCTGTGGGAACTGATGGAAGTGCTTTCCGGACCTCCTAATGTCACCTTTAAGTGGCGGCATTGGGGGACGTTTAGCGGTTCATTTAAAGGCCATGAACCCACAGGAGAAACTATAGAAGTTTTTGGCATCAGTATTGCTCGGGTTACTGAAGACTTGAAGATTGTCTCCTTGGAGCATTTCTTCGATAACAGTTTGTTTCTCAAGCAATTAACATCAGGCTGTCCCTTCCACTCTTAA